One Kitasatospora sp. NBC_01287 DNA window includes the following coding sequences:
- a CDS encoding sensor histidine kinase, with protein sequence MSTSDVPRANDSTARIRRLGRRLRPAPRRWHPWAVDVLLVIPAALDALLNFPPPRDWHFLVSLAAAVVLLARRRFPRAVLLLTLPGLYAGSALVAAMIAAYTLARTERALWQKQLAALVVAVGSFLPWPIGLLRQETFSDITQHLIYGSMLGAGPVVLGLLAQTRLDLSERVAELAALRDHERALYAKTVIAEERARIAREMHDVVSHQAGLIAVQAGALQVTTKDPATRETAATLRGLAVATLEELRSMILVLRAAGAGPTELAPQPRLADLPRLVAAAEVNAVLRVDGHLEGPLPEPVERAAYRTVQEALTNVRKHAPGAATEVLLRIGPGFVRVAVRNAAPGGPRTEPELPGGRHGLIGLRERAAILGGTLDAAPEPGGGFAVHLWLPLPGEVLAQPSAAVPTALLTARQNSSTASTTARG encoded by the coding sequence GTGAGCACCAGCGACGTCCCCAGAGCGAACGACAGCACCGCCCGGATACGCCGCCTCGGCCGCCGGCTGCGCCCCGCGCCCCGGCGCTGGCACCCCTGGGCGGTCGACGTCCTGCTGGTGATACCGGCCGCGCTGGACGCGCTGCTCAACTTCCCGCCACCGCGGGACTGGCACTTCCTGGTGTCGCTGGCGGCCGCCGTCGTCCTGCTGGCCCGCCGCCGCTTCCCGCGCGCCGTGCTGCTGCTCACACTGCCGGGCCTGTACGCGGGCAGCGCGCTGGTCGCGGCGATGATCGCCGCGTACACGCTGGCCCGCACCGAGCGGGCGCTGTGGCAGAAGCAGCTGGCGGCCCTGGTGGTGGCGGTCGGCAGCTTCCTGCCCTGGCCGATCGGCCTGCTGCGCCAGGAGACCTTCAGCGACATCACCCAGCACCTGATCTACGGGAGCATGCTGGGCGCCGGGCCCGTGGTGCTCGGGCTGCTCGCGCAGACCCGGCTCGACCTCTCCGAGCGGGTCGCCGAACTGGCCGCGCTGCGCGACCACGAGCGCGCGCTGTACGCGAAGACCGTGATCGCCGAGGAGCGGGCCAGGATCGCGCGCGAGATGCACGACGTGGTCTCGCACCAGGCGGGGCTGATCGCGGTGCAGGCGGGGGCGCTGCAGGTGACCACCAAGGACCCGGCGACCCGGGAGACGGCGGCCACCCTGCGCGGGCTCGCGGTGGCCACCCTGGAGGAGCTGCGGTCGATGATCCTGGTGCTGCGGGCGGCCGGCGCCGGACCGACCGAGCTGGCGCCGCAGCCCCGCCTGGCCGACCTGCCGCGGCTGGTGGCGGCCGCCGAGGTGAACGCGGTGCTGCGGGTGGACGGCCACCTGGAGGGCCCGCTGCCCGAGCCGGTGGAGCGGGCCGCCTACCGCACCGTGCAGGAGGCGCTGACCAACGTGCGCAAGCACGCGCCGGGCGCGGCGACCGAGGTGCTGCTGCGGATCGGCCCCGGCTTCGTGCGGGTCGCCGTGCGCAACGCGGCGCCCGGCGGCCCGCGCACCGAGCCCGAGCTGCCGGGCGGGCGCCACGGGCTGATCGGCCTGCGCGAGCGGGCCGCCATCCTGGGCGGCACGCTGGACGCGGCCCCGGAGCCCGGCGGCGGCTTCG
- a CDS encoding VOC family protein: MTALPHDVTAITLFVEDLERAREFYRALFELDPMYQDADSAAFRFEHTVVNLLRGAEAHELVTPLPVAAPGLGSRCLYTIAVDDADAAAARLAELGVPVLNGPIDRPWGLRAVSFADPDGNVWELAQDLPPAAG, from the coding sequence ATGACCGCGCTGCCGCACGATGTCACCGCGATCACCCTGTTCGTCGAGGATCTGGAGCGCGCCAGGGAGTTCTACCGCGCGCTCTTCGAGCTCGACCCGATGTACCAGGACGCGGACTCGGCCGCCTTCAGGTTCGAGCACACGGTCGTCAACCTGCTGCGCGGCGCCGAGGCCCACGAGCTGGTCACGCCGCTGCCGGTGGCCGCCCCCGGGCTCGGTTCGCGCTGCCTCTACACGATCGCGGTGGACGACGCGGACGCGGCCGCCGCCCGGCTGGCCGAGCTCGGCGTACCGGTGCTCAACGGCCCGATCGACCGCCCTTGGGGCCTGCGCGCGGTCTCCTTCGCCGACCCCGACGGCAACGTCTGGGAGCTGGCGCAGGACCTGCCCCCGGCGGCCGGCTGA
- a CDS encoding MFS transporter: MSAPQQAAAPPAGPPPTGPQPGGSARPGLAGVLPRWLSPSRPVRVAAAAALVLGVLWAHFVAGVSGDLAAQWAWADFAARHPGSAYDLAWYGGMHPASYSVLTPWLMALLGVRTTAVAGCVVSAAVLAHLVVRAGVRRPLPVVLWGAFALSCNVAAGRVTFALGIMFGLAALLPIGPGPAAGRRRIAWAAGCALLATLASPVAGLFVEVAAAALLLTGRRRIGWALAGPPPVVVVGTALLFPGSGIDPISWPTALICVGCSAVVALVSPPAWRTLRLGCLVYAVGSVLTWVFHTPIGSNVQRLALIFGSVLVLAALCAGRPDWRRTPAALVAVAITGYWTVSANIIGIPVPPPARQADALLAELRGLHADQARLEAVPMLNHWESWGLTKAAELARGWNRQADVQRNPLFYDNSLTPDSYHDWLRRWAVAYVALPAGPTDVAADAEAALIRSGQDWLQEVWHDDNWRLFKVSDAVPLADPPANVEHADDAQLRLTVSTPGPVLLRIPWSPWLTAHGPAGACLSQDGDWTRLTAPAPGEYLIDARYGWPRGTPC, encoded by the coding sequence GTGAGCGCTCCGCAGCAGGCAGCCGCGCCACCCGCCGGCCCGCCGCCCACAGGCCCGCAGCCCGGCGGCAGCGCCAGGCCCGGCCTCGCGGGAGTGCTGCCGCGGTGGCTGTCGCCGAGCCGCCCGGTCCGGGTCGCCGCGGCGGCCGCGCTGGTCCTCGGGGTGCTCTGGGCGCACTTCGTGGCCGGGGTCAGCGGCGACCTGGCCGCCCAGTGGGCCTGGGCGGACTTCGCGGCGCGCCACCCGGGTTCGGCCTACGACCTGGCCTGGTACGGCGGCATGCACCCGGCCTCCTACAGCGTGCTGACCCCGTGGCTGATGGCCCTGCTCGGGGTGCGCACGACCGCGGTGGCCGGCTGCGTCGTCTCGGCGGCGGTGCTGGCGCACCTGGTGGTCCGGGCGGGCGTGCGACGGCCGCTGCCGGTGGTGCTCTGGGGGGCCTTCGCGCTCTCCTGCAACGTGGCCGCCGGCCGGGTGACCTTCGCGCTCGGCATCATGTTCGGGCTGGCCGCGCTGCTGCCCATCGGGCCTGGACCGGCGGCCGGCCGGCGGCGGATCGCCTGGGCGGCCGGCTGCGCGCTGCTCGCCACCCTGGCCAGCCCGGTGGCCGGGCTCTTCGTCGAGGTGGCGGCGGCCGCGCTGCTGCTCACCGGCCGCCGCCGGATCGGCTGGGCGCTCGCCGGGCCACCGCCGGTGGTGGTGGTCGGCACGGCGCTGCTCTTCCCCGGTTCCGGCATCGATCCGATCTCCTGGCCCACCGCGCTGATCTGTGTCGGCTGCTCGGCCGTGGTGGCGCTGGTCAGCCCGCCGGCCTGGCGCACCCTGCGGCTGGGCTGCCTGGTCTACGCCGTCGGCTCCGTGCTGACCTGGGTGTTCCACACACCGATCGGCAGCAATGTGCAGCGGCTCGCGCTGATCTTCGGCAGCGTGCTGGTGCTGGCCGCGCTCTGCGCCGGGCGACCCGACTGGCGGCGGACCCCGGCGGCACTGGTCGCGGTCGCGATCACCGGGTACTGGACGGTCAGCGCGAACATCATCGGCATCCCCGTCCCGCCGCCCGCCCGGCAGGCCGACGCGCTGCTCGCCGAACTGCGCGGGCTGCACGCCGACCAGGCCAGGCTCGAAGCGGTCCCGATGCTCAACCACTGGGAGTCCTGGGGCCTGACCAAGGCGGCCGAGCTGGCCCGCGGCTGGAACCGGCAGGCCGACGTGCAGCGCAACCCGCTCTTCTACGACAACTCGCTCACCCCGGACAGCTACCACGACTGGCTGCGGCGCTGGGCGGTGGCCTACGTCGCCCTGCCGGCCGGCCCCACCGATGTGGCCGCCGACGCCGAGGCGGCGCTGATCCGCAGCGGCCAGGACTGGTTGCAGGAGGTGTGGCACGACGACAACTGGCGGCTGTTCAAGGTCTCCGACGCCGTCCCGCTCGCCGACCCGCCCGCCAACGTCGAGCACGCCGACGACGCCCAGCTGCGGCTCACCGTCAGCACGCCCGGCCCGGTCCTGCTGCGCATCCCGTGGTCGCCCTGGCTCACCGCGCACGGCCCGGCCGGGGCCTGCCTCAGCCAGGACGGCGACTGGACCAGGCTCACCGCGCCGGCCCCGGGCGAGTACCTGATCGACGCGCGGTACGGCTGGCCGCGCGGTACGCCCTGCTGA
- a CDS encoding MarR family winged helix-turn-helix transcriptional regulator: MDPAPALPPSLLDLTTYLLAQTGRRARARLAERLAERELRLWHYSILTALADFGPHVQRELAERLGIDPSDIVRLLDELSRAGLVERARSAADRRRIQVSLTPVGLAALTELRGIAAAVQDEVLAPLGATEREQLHGMLLRVHAAQR, encoded by the coding sequence ATGGACCCCGCACCCGCCCTGCCCCCGAGCCTGCTCGACCTGACCACCTACCTCCTCGCGCAGACCGGCCGCCGGGCGCGGGCCCGGCTCGCGGAGCGGCTGGCCGAGCGGGAGCTGCGGCTGTGGCACTACTCGATCCTGACCGCGCTCGCCGACTTCGGCCCGCACGTCCAGCGGGAGCTGGCCGAGCGGCTGGGCATCGACCCGAGCGACATCGTGCGCCTGCTGGACGAGCTGAGCCGCGCCGGTCTGGTCGAGCGGGCCCGCTCCGCCGCCGACCGCCGCCGGATCCAGGTCAGCCTCACCCCGGTCGGCCTGGCCGCGCTCACCGAACTGCGCGGCATCGCCGCCGCGGTCCAGGACGAGGTGCTCGCCCCGCTCGGCGCCACCGAGCGGGAGCAGCTGCACGGCATGCTGCTGCGGGTCCACGCCGCCCAGCGCTGA
- a CDS encoding VOC family protein → MDALYPRLLVTRFAECFRFYDAVLPELLGAVRQKGDESGPYANWDVADQGVLVLFDRAAMAAVVGAGALPPSAPPAQDAVMLVSRVADVDAALAHCLARGGTLAASAADRPEWGPGLRSAHLRDPEGTLIELQSY, encoded by the coding sequence ATGGACGCGCTCTACCCCCGCCTGCTGGTCACCCGGTTCGCCGAGTGCTTCCGCTTCTACGACGCGGTGCTGCCCGAACTCCTCGGCGCGGTACGGCAGAAGGGGGACGAGTCCGGCCCCTACGCGAACTGGGACGTGGCCGACCAGGGCGTCCTGGTGCTCTTCGACCGGGCCGCGATGGCCGCCGTGGTCGGGGCCGGCGCGCTGCCGCCGAGCGCCCCGCCGGCCCAGGACGCGGTGATGCTGGTCTCCCGGGTCGCCGACGTGGACGCGGCCCTCGCCCACTGCCTGGCCCGCGGCGGCACCCTGGCGGCGTCGGCGGCCGACCGCCCCGAGTGGGGCCCGGGCCTGCGCTCGGCCCACCTGCGCGATCCCGAGGGCACCCTGATCGAGCTGCAGTCCTACTGA
- a CDS encoding DJ-1/PfpI family protein gives MAVKVLLVTGDAAESLEVLYPYQRLREEGYQVDIAAPSKKKLRFVVHDFEDGYDTYTEKPGYSWPADLAFAEVDPAEYAALVIPGGRAPEYLRNDPEVQRIVRHFFEAEKPVAQICHGPLITGATGSLAGRTTAAYPALEPDVRAAGATYQDGEAVVDGVLVSARAWPDHPGWLRAFIEILRTKAPAA, from the coding sequence ATGGCTGTGAAGGTGCTGCTCGTCACCGGGGACGCCGCCGAGTCGCTTGAGGTGCTCTACCCGTACCAGCGGCTGCGCGAGGAGGGCTACCAGGTCGACATCGCCGCGCCGAGCAAGAAGAAGCTGCGCTTCGTGGTGCACGACTTCGAGGACGGCTACGACACCTACACCGAGAAGCCGGGTTACAGCTGGCCCGCCGACCTGGCCTTCGCCGAGGTCGACCCGGCCGAGTACGCGGCGCTGGTGATCCCCGGCGGCCGCGCGCCCGAGTACCTGCGCAACGACCCCGAGGTGCAGCGGATCGTGCGGCACTTCTTCGAGGCGGAGAAGCCGGTGGCGCAGATCTGCCACGGCCCGCTGATCACCGGCGCGACCGGCTCGCTGGCCGGCCGCACCACCGCCGCCTACCCGGCGCTCGAACCGGACGTGCGGGCCGCGGGCGCGACCTACCAGGACGGCGAGGCCGTGGTGGACGGCGTCCTGGTCTCGGCCCGCGCGTGGCCGGACCACCCGGGCTGGCTGCGGGCGTTCATCGAGATCCTGCGGACGAAGGCACCGGCTGCCTGA
- a CDS encoding Rieske (2Fe-2S) protein, which translates to MSAPEDERRDPLDATAAPAGTAAPDTPAAATPAGTSRRDYLRLVATASGGLAVGAAVVAAGVLPRHGDGGADPLKVADQLGPGDTITFDYPTAKDRAFGVRLGDGTLAGYSGVCTHLACGLLWRPDQGIAGELHCPCHGGAFDIRTGAVTAGPPPRGLPKVVLVEDPAGAIWAIGTARSGESEEQGVCRELRDRDPELARQAGCDGPTSAPSTPVKEQT; encoded by the coding sequence GTGAGCGCTCCTGAGGACGAGCGGCGCGATCCGCTCGACGCCACCGCCGCCCCCGCTGGCACCGCCGCCCCCGACACCCCCGCTGCCGCCACCCCGGCCGGGACCAGCAGGCGCGACTACCTGCGCCTGGTCGCCACCGCCTCCGGCGGCCTGGCGGTCGGCGCAGCGGTGGTCGCCGCGGGGGTGCTGCCCCGCCACGGTGACGGCGGTGCCGATCCGCTCAAGGTCGCCGACCAGCTGGGCCCGGGTGACACCATCACCTTCGACTACCCGACCGCGAAGGACCGCGCCTTCGGGGTGCGGCTGGGCGACGGCACCCTGGCGGGCTACTCCGGCGTCTGCACCCATCTGGCCTGCGGGCTGCTCTGGCGCCCTGACCAGGGGATCGCCGGCGAGCTGCACTGCCCCTGCCACGGAGGCGCGTTCGACATCAGGACCGGCGCCGTGACGGCCGGGCCGCCGCCGCGCGGCCTGCCGAAGGTGGTGCTGGTGGAGGACCCGGCGGGCGCGATCTGGGCGATCGGCACCGCCCGGTCGGGCGAGAGCGAGGAGCAGGGCGTGTGCCGGGAGCTGCGCGACCGCGATCCCGAGCTGGCCCGGCAGGCCGGCTGCGACGGCCCGACCAGCGCGCCCTCCACCCCGGTCAAGGAGCAGACGTGA
- a CDS encoding MFS transporter produces MAVSEQEPAAYEEWDPRPRPSWAEPELPPRTTTQRPVLVATLATLFLVLAIVAGSRGLRDLDAAQVPYAAVTVLLGFGLAHRYTLWMSSPATRRYLRLSRRTVAARPGPTAVPRALPRLALGHLGLRRLPGARSRGQRVARQLLGWGCLLAALIALPLSWGWFTCAAVGNPAGSGYQLRLWGYRLLDFDADGPVAWSLFHGLDLAALLVLAGAGYLLRLRNRAGERLGATRSRYGSKSGDGYGYGPLPLLALLTVAVTGLLLTFSALALHGGGYQFLAALHLASVVFTLLYLPFGYRWPQLLSTARTGAERARERS; encoded by the coding sequence GTGGCCGTGTCCGAGCAGGAGCCCGCCGCGTACGAGGAGTGGGATCCACGGCCCCGGCCGTCGTGGGCCGAGCCGGAACTGCCACCCCGCACCACCACCCAGCGGCCGGTCCTGGTGGCCACGCTGGCCACCCTCTTCCTGGTGCTGGCGATCGTGGCGGGCAGCCGGGGGCTGCGCGACCTCGACGCGGCGCAGGTGCCGTACGCGGCGGTCACCGTCCTGCTGGGCTTCGGCCTCGCCCACCGCTACACCCTCTGGATGAGCTCCCCGGCCACCCGCCGCTACCTCCGGCTCAGCCGCCGCACCGTGGCCGCGCGCCCCGGCCCCACCGCCGTGCCGCGCGCGCTCCCCCGGCTGGCGCTGGGCCACCTGGGCCTGCGCAGGCTCCCCGGCGCGCGCTCGCGCGGCCAGCGCGTGGCGCGCCAACTGCTGGGCTGGGGCTGCCTGCTGGCCGCGCTGATCGCACTGCCGCTGAGCTGGGGGTGGTTCACCTGCGCGGCGGTCGGCAACCCGGCCGGATCCGGGTACCAGCTGCGGCTCTGGGGCTACCGGCTGCTCGACTTCGACGCGGACGGACCGGTGGCCTGGTCGCTCTTCCACGGCCTGGACCTGGCGGCGCTGCTGGTGCTCGCGGGCGCCGGCTACCTGCTGCGGCTGCGGAACCGCGCCGGCGAGCGGCTCGGCGCCACGCGCTCCAGGTACGGGTCCAAGTCCGGGGACGGGTACGGGTACGGGCCGCTGCCGCTGCTCGCGCTGCTGACGGTCGCGGTGACCGGCCTGCTGCTGACCTTCTCCGCGCTCGCGCTGCACGGCGGCGGCTACCAGTTCCTGGCCGCGCTGCACCTGGCCTCGGTCGTCTTCACGCTGCTCTACCTGCCGTTCGGCTACCGCTGGCCGCAGCTGCTGAGCACCGCGCGCACGGGAGCGGAGCGGGCACGTGAGCGCTCCTGA
- a CDS encoding ABC transporter ATP-binding protein encodes MTTVASPVASPLLAVRDLRVDFGGARRRPATTAVRGVDLTLERGETLGIVGESGSGKSVTALAILGLLPGTATVRGSVALEGRELVGLPSGELARIRGRRIAMVFQDPLSAFTPVYRIGDQIAEAVRVHQKTDKAAARRRAAELLDLVGIPDPRRALDSFPHEFSGGMRQRAMIAMAVANNPDILLADEPTTALDVTIQAQVLDVLRTAQRETGAALVLVSHDLGVIAQMADRVAVMYAGRVVETALVDDLFTAPHHPYTLGLIGAVPRLDRTGGPLVPIPGSPPALNALPAGCPFAARCPLVEDACRTTEPALAGPAEHQAACLRAAHLATDRPSPADIYPVPELPPLLPPSDRSTLAPVLTITDLRKTFPVLKGSVFKRKVGEVYAVDGVSLDIRRGETLGLVGESGSGKSTTLFEILGLAKPEAGRIELLDQDTATLTREARHRLRSRLQIVFQDPMASLDPRMPISDIIAEPLQALGTERATIAARVPALLAQVGLDPTHASRYPHEFSGGQRQRISIARALVVSPELLVLDEPVSALDVSIQAGVLNLLQELKSSLGLAYLFVSHDLSVIRHLADRVSVMYLGRTVEHGTATAVFTAPRHPYTRALLSAVPLPDPAAERTRTRLLLPGDPPSPTSRPTGCAFRPRCPVYATLDASRQTLCETAPPALTEAAPGVDHGAACHYPAAGEWSTGSAAPL; translated from the coding sequence ATGACCACCGTCGCTTCCCCCGTCGCTTCCCCCCTGCTCGCCGTCCGCGACCTGCGGGTCGACTTCGGCGGCGCCCGCCGGCGCCCGGCCACCACCGCCGTGCGCGGCGTCGACCTCACCCTGGAGCGCGGCGAGACCCTGGGCATCGTCGGCGAGTCCGGCTCCGGCAAGTCCGTCACCGCCCTGGCGATCCTCGGCCTGCTGCCCGGCACCGCCACCGTGCGCGGCTCGGTCGCGCTGGAGGGGCGTGAGCTGGTCGGCCTGCCGAGCGGCGAACTGGCCAGGATCCGCGGCCGCCGGATCGCGATGGTCTTCCAGGACCCGCTCTCCGCCTTCACCCCCGTCTACCGGATCGGCGACCAGATCGCCGAGGCGGTGCGGGTGCACCAGAAGACCGACAAGGCGGCCGCCCGGCGCCGGGCCGCCGAACTGCTCGACCTGGTCGGCATCCCGGACCCGCGGCGGGCGCTCGACAGCTTCCCGCATGAGTTCTCCGGCGGCATGCGCCAGCGCGCGATGATCGCGATGGCCGTCGCCAACAACCCCGACATCCTGCTCGCCGACGAGCCCACCACCGCCCTGGACGTCACCATCCAGGCCCAGGTGCTGGACGTGCTGCGCACCGCCCAGCGCGAGACCGGCGCGGCACTGGTGCTGGTCAGCCACGACCTGGGCGTGATCGCGCAGATGGCCGACCGGGTCGCGGTGATGTACGCGGGCCGGGTGGTCGAGACCGCCCTCGTGGACGACCTCTTCACCGCGCCGCACCACCCCTACACCCTGGGCCTGATCGGCGCCGTGCCCCGACTCGACCGCACCGGCGGCCCGCTGGTGCCGATCCCCGGCAGCCCGCCGGCGCTCAACGCGCTGCCCGCGGGCTGCCCGTTCGCGGCACGCTGCCCGCTGGTGGAGGACGCCTGCCGGACCACCGAACCCGCGCTCGCCGGCCCCGCGGAGCACCAGGCGGCCTGCCTGCGCGCGGCCCACCTGGCCACCGACCGCCCCTCCCCCGCCGACATCTACCCGGTGCCCGAACTCCCCCCTCTCCTTCCCCCTTCCGACCGCTCCACCCTCGCCCCCGTCCTGACCATCACCGACCTCCGCAAGACCTTCCCCGTCCTCAAGGGCAGCGTCTTCAAGCGCAAGGTCGGCGAGGTCTACGCGGTCGACGGCGTCTCGCTGGACATCCGGCGCGGCGAAACCCTGGGCCTGGTCGGCGAGTCGGGCTCGGGCAAGTCGACCACGCTCTTCGAGATCCTCGGCCTCGCCAAGCCGGAGGCGGGCCGGATCGAGCTGCTGGACCAGGACACCGCCACCCTCACCCGCGAGGCGCGCCACCGCCTGCGCTCGCGGCTCCAGATCGTCTTCCAGGACCCGATGGCCTCCCTCGACCCCCGGATGCCGATCAGCGACATCATCGCCGAACCCCTGCAGGCCCTGGGCACCGAGCGCGCCACCATCGCCGCCCGCGTCCCCGCCCTGCTCGCCCAGGTCGGCCTGGACCCCACCCACGCCTCCCGCTACCCGCACGAGTTCTCCGGCGGCCAGCGCCAACGCATCTCCATAGCAAGGGCGTTGGTCGTCTCCCCGGAACTCCTGGTGCTCGACGAGCCGGTCTCCGCCCTCGACGTCTCCATCCAGGCCGGCGTCCTCAACCTGCTCCAGGAGCTCAAGTCCTCGCTGGGCCTGGCCTACCTCTTCGTCTCCCACGACCTCTCGGTGATCCGCCACCTCGCCGACCGGGTCAGCGTGATGTACCTGGGCCGCACCGTCGAACACGGCACCGCCACCGCCGTCTTCACCGCCCCCCGCCACCCCTACACCCGCGCCCTGCTCTCCGCCGTCCCCCTGCCCGACCCCGCCGCCGAACGCACCCGCACCCGCCTGCTCCTCCCCGGCGACCCCCCGTCCCCGACGTCCCGCCCGACGGGCTGCGCCTTCCGCCCCCGCTGCCCCGTCTACGCCACCCTCGACGCGTCACGTCAGACGCTCTGCGAGACCGCACCCCCCGCCCTCACGGAGGCCGCACCCGGGGTGGACCACGGAGCGGCCTGCCACTACCCGGCGGCCGGGGAGTGGTCAACCGGGAGCGCCGCTCCCCTCTGA
- a CDS encoding ABC transporter permease, translated as MVTAVAQDQPPAAAPVAAPASRGRLVLNRLLGAPGALAGLAIVVLLFLLAFVGPYLTHWHYTDIDYSALREPPSSTHWFGTGSLGQDVYAQTLRGLQKSLIIGLLVALLSTVAAGLVGSCAGYFGGWADRLLMFFVDLMLVFPSFLVIAIVSPRLQSGGWVAFVVLLAAFNWMITARVVRSMTISLKEREFVRAAQFMGVRPLRIIWRHILPNAASYLIVDATIAVGSAVMSETALSYFGFGVKAPDVSLGTLIADGTEAAPTYPWMFYFAAGLLVLFVLAVNLIGDGLRDALDPTAEAGRRRPARRLGSARRLGAAPRLGKSTEGKA; from the coding sequence GTGGTGACCGCGGTCGCACAGGACCAGCCGCCGGCGGCGGCACCCGTGGCAGCACCGGCGAGCCGGGGCCGGCTGGTGCTCAACCGCCTGCTCGGCGCGCCGGGCGCGCTGGCGGGCCTGGCCATCGTCGTGCTGCTCTTCCTGCTGGCCTTCGTCGGCCCCTACCTGACGCACTGGCACTACACCGACATCGACTACTCGGCGCTGCGCGAACCCCCGTCCAGCACCCACTGGTTCGGCACCGGCAGCCTGGGCCAGGACGTCTACGCGCAGACCCTGCGCGGGCTGCAGAAGTCGCTGATCATCGGGCTGCTGGTGGCGCTGCTCTCCACCGTGGCGGCCGGACTGGTCGGCTCCTGCGCGGGCTACTTCGGCGGCTGGGCCGACCGGCTGCTGATGTTCTTCGTCGACCTGATGCTGGTCTTCCCCAGCTTCCTGGTCATCGCGATCGTCTCGCCCCGGCTGCAGAGCGGCGGCTGGGTCGCCTTCGTGGTGCTGCTGGCCGCCTTCAACTGGATGATCACCGCGCGGGTGGTCCGCTCGATGACCATCTCGCTGAAGGAGCGCGAATTCGTGCGCGCCGCGCAGTTCATGGGGGTGCGGCCGCTGCGGATCATCTGGCGCCACATCCTGCCGAACGCCGCCTCCTACCTGATCGTGGACGCCACCATCGCGGTCGGCTCGGCCGTGATGAGCGAGACCGCGCTCTCCTACTTCGGCTTCGGCGTGAAAGCCCCCGACGTCTCGCTCGGCACCCTGATCGCCGACGGCACCGAGGCGGCGCCCACCTACCCCTGGATGTTCTACTTCGCGGCCGGGCTGCTGGTGCTCTTCGTGCTGGCCGTCAACCTGATCGGCGACGGGCTGCGCGACGCGCTCGACCCGACGGCGGAGGCCGGGCGGCGACGCCCGGCCCGGCGGCTCGGCTCTGCCCGGCGGCTCGGCGCTGCCCCGCGGCTCGGCAAGTCCACTGAAGGTAAGGCCTGA
- a CDS encoding ABC transporter permease: MLRYLAKRFAYYVVLLIVSVFLAYALSSAALNPRSYFENKTPRPAAAAVDRQLTALGINDHTPVVVRFGHWADGLLHGDLGQSIHNTSVNADFGRRLWVSLRLLVVGSLLGTVLGVAAGAWGAVRQYRFSDRALTVLSFVVLSSPVFLIALFLKNGAIAVNLASGHQLINFTGYETPGLAGGLGAHLVDWGVHLLLPTLSLALTGIATYSRYQRSTMLDVLGSDYLRTAEAKGLTRRQALLKHGLRTAVIPMSTLFAYNILSVFTGATFTEVIFGWHGMGEWFISSLFENDVNAVVAVNLFTAVTILASGFLADTLHAALDPRVRA; this comes from the coding sequence ATGCTGCGCTATCTGGCGAAGCGTTTCGCCTACTACGTCGTCCTCCTGATCGTCTCGGTCTTCCTCGCCTACGCGCTCTCCAGCGCGGCGCTGAACCCGCGGTCGTACTTCGAGAACAAGACGCCGCGCCCGGCCGCCGCCGCGGTGGACCGGCAGTTGACCGCGCTCGGCATCAACGACCACACGCCCGTGGTGGTGCGCTTCGGGCACTGGGCGGACGGGCTGCTGCACGGCGACCTCGGCCAGAGCATCCACAACACCTCGGTCAACGCCGACTTCGGCCGCCGGCTCTGGGTCTCGCTGCGGCTGCTGGTGGTCGGCAGCCTGCTCGGCACCGTGCTCGGGGTGGCCGCCGGCGCCTGGGGCGCGGTGCGCCAGTACCGCTTCTCGGACCGGGCGTTGACCGTCCTGTCGTTCGTGGTGCTCTCCTCCCCGGTCTTCCTGATCGCGCTCTTCCTGAAGAACGGCGCGATCGCCGTCAACCTGGCCTCCGGACACCAGTTGATCAACTTCACCGGCTACGAGACCCCCGGGCTCGCGGGCGGGCTCGGCGCGCACCTGGTCGACTGGGGCGTCCACCTGCTGCTGCCCACGCTCTCGCTGGCGCTCACCGGGATCGCCACCTACAGCCGCTACCAGCGCTCCACCATGCTGGACGTGCTCGGCTCGGACTACCTGCGCACCGCCGAGGCCAAGGGTCTGACCCGCCGCCAGGCGCTGCTCAAGCACGGGTTGCGCACCGCGGTGATCCCGATGTCGACCCTCTTCGCCTACAACATCCTGAGCGTCTTCACCGGCGCCACCTTCACCGAGGTGATCTTCGGCTGGCACGGGATGGGCGAGTGGTTCATCAGCTCGCTCTTCGAGAACGACGTCAACGCGGTGGTCGCGGTCAACCTCTTCACCGCCGTGACCATCCTGGCCTCCGGCTTCCTGGCCGACACACTGCACGCCGCGCTCGACCCCCGGGTGCGTGCGTGA